In Anabas testudineus chromosome 12, fAnaTes1.2, whole genome shotgun sequence, the genomic stretch CAcgaaaacaaaaaggagaaagtcGCTGGTTTCTTAACTTCTCTTCACCGTCTGCAGCTCCGGTCCATCCGCCACCATTTCCGTATGCGGGGTCGTGACGACatgaaaagaggaggagagtggacACATTGGACCAATCAGAATGCGAGATCCGAGATGATAGGCGTGGCCTTTTCGCAGCCACGTAAGCGGGGGTTTGTAGTGAAGTCATGTGATCAGCGCGTGAAAACTCGTGTTCGTCAGTAAAAATcatctttaactttaacattaacttcaattaaataattaaaattattgttattaaataatcaaagccactgattaaaaaaacttaCAACTTTAATTGATTTTATTCATCAGCATCGCAGGAAGTAACGCTGTATCAAAGTACTCCGTTACATCCGCAGCCGAACGCTGAATGATGATGCGAGCAGCTGATACAGATTTAAAAGACCAGGTCCTGACGGGTCACAGAGACCAGGTCTTAATTATTCTGCTTGCCCTTCATTAACCCCTCGACTGAAACTGTATCAGGAACTCAtgatattatgttattttatccatctctacatgttgttgttgttgttcttggtCCTGATTTTTGCTGTtgaacagagacaaaaccatgttcctctgggattaataaagtgacagaaagaaaagaaggatgCTGAGTATTCTGGTCTTCATCAGATCCAGGGCTGACTTGGTTTTATCGTCTGCACTGATCAGCagtaaaacctgttttcacCTTTGTCTCTGACAGCGGTCACATTGGTTTGAAGTTGGAGATtcaacagacaggaaacagatcCACAGATGACTAAAGTACTGTTTTGAGGTATTTCTACCTTTTGTGACAACGTGTTGCTGCCAGCTGGACAAGCTGAGCAGGAAAACTCAGGTATCCTCCGATGTCCAGAAACCTGCCAAAACCTGAACAAAAGATGACGACGAAGAAACTGGAAAGAAAGGAACATTTCTCAGTTCTCAAATTCTCCGTCTGTCCTGTTTCAAGCTTTGTTCACAGACACTTGTTTGTGCTGATGCTCTGATTCAACAGGTTCAGTCTGAGAACACGACTCTCAGTCTGGGTTAAGTTTCTACtatttcaatttcagttttacatttaattttgttaGTTCAGATGAAAGTTGTCAAGGAGGTGGAGGACGAGGCAGGTTATACAAGAAACAGCATAAGCTTAAGTTATAGACCAGCTGTTATATTCAGGGTTTGTTACTTGTTGTCATTAGTGATTTAGGTGTTGGAgaagcattttaataaaaaaaaaaaacaatacttaGCTACCTGGAAACCTAGTCCAGGACTCCTGAGCTCCTCCTTCATTTCTACATGTTGGCTTCCAATGAACATTTTAGCCAATCACAGAGAAGCATCACAGGGCTTTAGCCAAtcagtttaatatttagttttaatcaaCATCACTCCACAAACACCAACAGGAAGTCACATGGTCACACAGGAAACAAATTTCACAAGTCTTTCCATTCATTTcaagaaatgagagaaaaacagccAATCAAATCTGACGTGCGTTGTCACCTATGTTGACACCTGACTGGCTGATTTTCTCACCTGACAGagacttttcattttgttagaTTCAGTAAAgattcaacaacacaacaacaaaggcaTTCAActgagataaatataaatatttagtgaAGATCAGCACagtaacaacatttatttccttaTACGGAGCAGGAAAACATGAGGTCATGAACTTTCAAATTTTTTTACATCTTGTCTGAGTCAAAACGTACTGAAATAATTTTGGCTGTGATCGAAGCTAACAAAGGTAATGCTGTTAATATCCATGTCTCCTTAGTTTAACCCGTCCCCCTTCAGGTCTTGGTTCTGGCCCAGGATCAATGTGGCCCCGCCCACTCTAGCCAGCAACACGGTAGTTAGCGTGAAACTCTGGTTGGATCTCGCAGACGCGTCGCAGCAGCTCCCCCAGCACAGCATCCTTGTTACTGCGGTAACTGGCCTGAATGCGGCCCATCCGCTCAGCCGTGTCACGGTCCACCTCCACCGCACTGTTACCATGGGAACCAAGGGCCtggagggaaaaagagaaacaggttTATCATAAAgatatgaataaaaaacaaaaactaaatatgacGATCGCTACTTTGAATAATGTTAAATTGATTATAACCTTTATTATATTACttcttaaatgtttaaaaacaaaaagagaataaTCACAAAAATtcataagaaagaaaaatggaaaaaagaaagaaagaaagcactCCAGCAGGAGGTGAACTcttattatacacacacacatatacatatatatacacatacatatatatatatatacacatacataatatatacacatacatatatatacatatatatatacacatataatatatataatacaatatataatacatatagaactaatatataatatatactaatatacataatatataatatagatacattatatatataacaaatatatatacatatatatatagataatatatatacaatatatataccatagatatatatatagatatataatatatataattatatataataataaatatacatatagactatatacatatatatacatagacagataacatatatacaaatatacatatacatatatacatatacaatatatacatatacaatatacatatacatatatatacatatacatatataatatacatataaatatacatatatatactatattatataattacatatatatatacatatatatatatatatatatacatatatatatacatacatatatatatatatacatatatatatacatacatatatatatatatacatatatatatacatacatatatatatatatatatatatacatacatatatatatatatatatacatatatatacatacatatatatatatacatatatatatacatatatacatacatacatatatatacatatatatacatacatacacacatatatatatatatatacgcacacacacatatatatatatatacgcacacacacacatatatatatacatatatacatatatatatatatatgtgcgtatatatatatatatgcgtatgtatatatatatatatatatatatatatatatatatatatatatatatatatgtgtgtgtatatatatgtgcgtatatatatatatgtgtgtgtatatatatgtgcgtatatatatatatgtgcgtatatatatatatatatatatatatatatatatatatatatatatatatatatgtgcgtatatatacatatatacatacatatacatatatacatacatatagacatacatatacacatacacatacatatacatatattacaaGAATTAAAGTTCACTGGAGCGAATCACATAAAATCATCAAAGTGACGTACGGCAGCCTCTTTGGTTTTAAACTCCTTCTCCCTCTGCAGACGATACTGTTCGATCTCAGCTTGAGCTTCTTCCTTCGCCTGCTTCAGACGACGGTTCTTACCTGGGGAGGGGAGGCACACATTACATCAGATGTCAGCcctgttcacaaacacacacacacacacacacacacacacacacacacacacacacacacacacacacacacacaccagtacaTTCCCATTAAAAAGACCCTTCATCATGAACCACATCTGTTTTCACCACACTCCTCAACACCCTGTGTCCGACTCAGGTTCCGACTCAGGCTCCCTGACTCTAAATCAGACTCTGTCGATGATCATCTTCATCGTTTTTTTCTGGTTCTCAGATCTTCTTTGATGCTTCCAGCTTCTTCAACATGTTGAAGAATGAAAGTCACACACTTCACGTTCACTCCGACCTCTGTCTGTTGTCTCCATGACAACCAACAAACCTGAACATTTAAAGACAAGctaaagaacaaataaaaattaaaagggTACTTCCTGTTCCTCCGTAAGCGAGTGGACTTGCTGCTCTTATAAAGAAGTGTCATCCAGCGGCACGCGTGACACATTAGAAACAGGAACCAGATCAGAGTTACTGAACTGCCATGGGCCACATGGTAATGAAGAAGGTCACAGGTTGGAGGTTGGACTGAGGTGACCCAGGGCGGCAGCGAACCTTAGAGagacttcctgtttgtcctcCAACAAAGACGTCAACAACCGTAACTATTATTTTGTCCACACTCTCAGGTGTGGACAGTGATAACACAGTGACTCACCttcccccccctctctctctccctgatCCCCATTAATTCTCTATGACTCTTTATCATATGACGTGATCACGTGGcgctcagagagagagaattaacTAATGAGTCTAATTAActactaataaataaacaccattaaaaacacatcaggttTTAGAAAGTTGAATAGACTATGTCCAGTAAACTGGAACATAACTAAATCTTATTCACACTTCGGTTTAATATCTCCAAGTGTTGTTGGCAGAACAGTCAGAACCATCATCCATGGGTTTAAGAGACCGAACTCTGAGCCGAACTAGAACTAGAACTAGAACTAGTCCCTAATTGTGGAAATATGTTCatgcacatttgaataaaacacGAATTCTATCTGAACTGAGTTCTTCAGGTCAGTTCTCCGTGTTGTCCCCCGGTCACTCCTCACCGACCCCCCGTTAATAACCGTTTTTATGTACCGAGCAGCCAGCGGCCCGCTGCGGGCTCGCAGGCCGTCTGTCCTACTCACGTTTGCGGGCTTCGGCCACCTTCTCGGCCGCTCTCTTCTCggcctgcagcagctgctggatgCCCTGAGACTGACTCGCCATGTCGGATCGGAGAAGGTGCGCAGAGCGGAGCGAGAACCGGAGAAATACACGGACAACAAGGTCGACGGAGGATCTGGTTCCTCGATCTGGTTCCACAGTCAGCTGATGTCACGTCACGTGGTTCTGTCGCGAGCTTCTTCTTCGTGTCATTGGTGCATTTCTGCCGCAGGCGGCGTCACCGCCACCTAGCGGCGGTCTGTGTAACTACTTTTATTCGCTCATCTcacattcttttttattttattttcatttgtcgACTTCGTGATCCAGAAAAGAGTTTTTGATTCTGTCCCCCGTTGGTACCGAGGACACAAAAAAAGTCCACAGTGTCTGCTTCGTCACAGTTAAGAGTCAGTTTATCTGGTTCATTTGTCAGGTTTCTGTCGTACGTTCGTGTGTACGGTGTCAACAGTGCTGTTGAGATCCAggaatgaggaagaggaacCTGTAATATTAAACAGTCACTCAGAGCAGATCCAGACTGATCAGGCCAGATCCTCCACACAGATCTGTCTGAGGACTCGTTTATCTCTTCAGAAACAGCTGAACCACACTCCTCAACCCACTGGTCTCCAGTCTCCTAAATGTTTCAGCTCCAGTTTACCTGTACAGGTACTGTGGCTTACAGGTTTTGAACAGAAACCACAGTCGTCAGATCATCAACAACTTCTGGACTTCAACATCACACGTACAGTTTCTACTGGTTTCAGCAGCAGATTTCTGTTAAACTGTTTGAATCCTGAATCATGTTCTGAATGAAAAGGTCTGTGACTGTTTATTGgttaaagaaaatacattttcttagTACAGAACCTCAGTGGGATCCTGACAAAAACTACTTCTAGACATTTTCTGGGATTTGTCAACATGCAGCCGAGCCAGTGTCGTTGGtgtaactaattaattaaaggtagaaacagaaagaaaaactttaattCACAAATGGAGTTTCCTGTTTGATACTGCCACATGACGTGTGTGTGGATTAAAAACAGAATCTTTAGCTGAAATCGACTTGTTGTAGTCGtcgtctgtgtgtttgtgtcctgtgAAGCTGGACTCCGGCCACTTTTCTCATATTTCCTGCTCTTGGGTTCTAACTCTGCTGGATGAGTTTTTGGATTTGATGTGTCCCCGCCCATCAGTGATGCTGCTTAAAGAGCAAAAAGTGGAAGGTGCGCAGGAAAGTGGATAAACCgcagaacacagacacatagttaagtttgtaaatgtttgtttggacGAGTCTCCATGTTCCACATGTTGACCTGTTGGTTTTAAAACTTTAACAACTGATTATCAGcaccagaaataaaataaaataataataaaattaacaacTAAATGTCATTGAGATGAAAggaacaataaaaacacttcaaatgtaaaagcaacagaaaaatgtcatttcaagaaacagaaagtgtgtCTGTATCAGACTTGAATAAAATCCACATCCTGTCCTGATCCTCCAGGACCTGACTCCAAAAGGAGGTaagagagataaaaagagaCTCCAAGTACGTCGGTGCTGTACAATTATAagttttttaaaatttgttgtAAGCCAACGGCGACAGTAATGTCaaataaagtatacattttaatttaacttctgCTCTCTGAAGGGTCCAGTTTAATTAGTTTACCAGCAGGCGGCGCTGTAAGAACCTTACCAAGTTCAGCATGTATGTCGAGTATTGTAATTT encodes the following:
- the atp6v1g1 gene encoding V-type proton ATPase subunit G 1, with the translated sequence MASQSQGIQQLLQAEKRAAEKVAEARKRKNRRLKQAKEEAQAEIEQYRLQREKEFKTKEAAALGSHGNSAVEVDRDTAERMGRIQASYRSNKDAVLGELLRRVCEIQPEFHANYRVAG